Proteins from one Halovivax limisalsi genomic window:
- a CDS encoding ABC1 kinase family protein yields MWAFARDRRRFVLFGRPRTVAAETQRRRAEALLSILFELGPTFVKLGQLLSSRPDVLPPVYLDVLSALQDEVPPAEWSAAEAVIEDDLGPVADRFDSFDRDPISGASLGQVYRARLDGADVAVKVRRPGVESLVATDLRVLHWTIPVLQRFVDDARAYSLETLAEEFDRTIRQEMDYEREARMLETIAGNFADDPSVVFPDVVESHSGERVLTMEYVEGTKITDVETLDERGIDRVDLADRLQRAYMQMVIEDGVFHADPHPGNLAVDDEGRIVFYDFGMSGRVDPFVQDKIVDFYVAIARRDTDAVLDALIEVGTLSPAADRAVMSEVLELAIQDARGEDVDQRRVQNIVAQIEDSIYEFPFRLPRNLALVLRVATVVEGVCVTLDPDFDFIATATSFLTERGYREETARAYLEEAGEQLRESAAATVRIPPKAEAALDRVERDDLYVQAGLSDPDGLLDDLARRIVYGLSFAAGVVTAGIGVALDAIAVAVVGGGLVLVAAIALRRSFREREGISAQPQFTRQRLRSRRREREDED; encoded by the coding sequence CTGTGGGCGTTCGCCCGCGACCGTCGACGATTCGTCCTGTTCGGCCGGCCCCGAACCGTCGCCGCAGAAACGCAGCGCCGGCGCGCCGAGGCCCTGCTCTCGATCCTCTTCGAGCTGGGGCCGACGTTCGTCAAACTCGGCCAGCTCCTCTCGAGCCGGCCCGACGTCCTGCCGCCCGTCTACCTCGACGTGCTCTCGGCGCTGCAGGACGAGGTGCCGCCGGCCGAATGGTCGGCCGCGGAGGCGGTGATCGAGGACGATCTCGGGCCCGTCGCCGATCGGTTCGACTCGTTCGATCGCGACCCGATCAGCGGCGCGAGCCTGGGCCAGGTCTACCGGGCGCGGCTCGACGGTGCGGACGTCGCGGTGAAGGTTCGTCGACCGGGCGTCGAGTCCCTCGTCGCGACCGATCTCCGGGTGCTCCACTGGACGATCCCGGTGTTACAGCGGTTCGTCGACGACGCGCGGGCGTACTCGCTCGAGACGCTGGCCGAGGAGTTCGACCGGACCATCCGCCAGGAGATGGACTACGAGCGCGAGGCGCGGATGCTCGAGACGATCGCCGGGAACTTCGCGGACGACCCGAGCGTCGTCTTCCCCGACGTGGTCGAAAGCCACTCGGGTGAACGGGTCCTCACCATGGAGTACGTCGAGGGAACCAAGATCACCGACGTCGAGACGCTCGACGAGCGGGGGATCGACCGCGTCGACCTCGCCGATCGCCTCCAGCGCGCCTACATGCAGATGGTCATCGAGGACGGCGTCTTTCACGCCGACCCGCACCCCGGCAACCTCGCCGTCGACGACGAGGGCCGCATCGTCTTCTACGACTTCGGCATGTCCGGCCGGGTCGATCCGTTCGTCCAGGACAAGATCGTCGACTTCTACGTCGCGATCGCCAGGCGCGACACCGACGCCGTCCTCGACGCCCTGATCGAGGTGGGGACGCTGAGCCCGGCGGCCGACCGCGCGGTGATGTCCGAGGTGCTCGAACTCGCCATCCAGGACGCCCGCGGCGAGGACGTCGACCAGCGCCGAGTTCAGAACATCGTCGCCCAGATCGAGGACTCGATCTACGAGTTCCCGTTTCGCCTGCCGCGCAACCTCGCGCTCGTCCTCCGGGTCGCGACCGTCGTCGAGGGCGTCTGCGTGACCCTCGACCCCGACTTCGACTTCATCGCGACGGCGACGTCGTTTCTCACCGAGCGCGGGTATCGCGAGGAGACCGCCCGCGCCTACCTCGAGGAGGCCGGCGAGCAGCTCCGCGAGTCGGCGGCCGCGACGGTCCGGATCCCGCCGAAAGCCGAGGCCGCGCTCGACCGCGTCGAGCGGGACGACCTGTACGTGCAGGCGGGCCTGTCCGATCCCGACGGACTCCTCGACGACCTCGCGAGGCGGATCGTCTACGGCCTCTCGTTCGCCGCCGGCGTCGTCACGGCCGGGATCGGCGTCGCGCTCGACGCGATCGCGGTCGCCGTCGTGGGCGGTGGGCTGGTTCTCGTGGCGGCGATCGCGCTTCGTCGGTCCTTCCGGGAGCGCGAGGGGATCAGCGCGCAGCCGCAGTTCACCCGCCAGCGCCTGCGGAGCCGGCGGCGAGAACGGGAGGACGAAGACTGA
- a CDS encoding Hsp20/alpha crystallin family protein, translating to MAALRDALRTLPSDVFYDLLEDEGSYLLVIDVPGVSATSVDVSTDDGTLVIEATRDRTHPDDYEYVERNRADDRELRLSLPDGLADPAIETTVERGVLRVQIPKPDETEIDVVEESE from the coding sequence ATGGCTGCTCTCCGCGACGCCCTTCGAACCCTCCCCAGCGACGTGTTCTACGACCTGCTCGAGGACGAGGGGTCCTACCTCCTCGTCATCGACGTTCCGGGCGTCTCCGCGACGTCCGTCGACGTCTCCACCGACGACGGGACGCTCGTGATCGAGGCGACTCGCGATCGGACCCACCCCGACGATTACGAGTACGTCGAACGGAATCGCGCCGACGACCGGGAGCTTCGGCTGTCGCTTCCCGACGGCCTCGCGGACCCGGCGATCGAGACGACCGTCGAGCGGGGTGTGCTCCGGGTGCAGATTCCGAAACCCGACGAGACCGAGATCGACGTCGTCGAGGAATCCGAGTAA